Proteins encoded in a region of the Wenzhouxiangella sp. XN201 genome:
- the pspA gene encoding phage shock protein PspA, translating to MGIFSRMGDIINANLNSALEKAEDPEKMIRLMIQEMEDTLVEIRSATAKCIAEKKERMRLLKRLQQQQIEWERKAELALEKDREDLARAALAEKTALADRIGYLTEELEQYEEQLAKYDENIGKLQAKLTDARNRQRALVMRHRSANHQLKAKKHVHNGKIDEMLYRFDAAEERIERIESEAEALDMGRKGRSLNSEFEQLERDERVEEALTELKSRRNKE from the coding sequence ATGGGCATCTTTTCCCGCATGGGCGACATCATCAATGCCAATCTCAACTCGGCCCTGGAAAAAGCTGAAGACCCCGAGAAGATGATCCGCCTGATGATTCAGGAAATGGAAGACACTCTCGTCGAGATCCGCTCGGCCACGGCCAAGTGCATTGCCGAGAAGAAGGAGCGCATGCGCTTGCTCAAGCGCCTGCAGCAGCAGCAGATCGAGTGGGAGCGCAAGGCCGAACTAGCACTGGAGAAGGACCGCGAGGACCTGGCCCGCGCAGCCCTGGCCGAAAAAACCGCACTCGCCGACCGTATCGGCTATCTCACCGAAGAACTCGAGCAGTACGAGGAGCAGCTGGCCAAGTACGACGAGAACATCGGCAAGCTGCAGGCCAAGCTCACCGATGCACGCAACCGCCAGCGCGCCCTGGTCATGCGTCACCGCTCGGCCAACCATCAGCTCAAGGCCAAGAAGCACGTCCACAACGGCAAGATCGACGAGATGCTCTACCGCTTCGACGCCGCTGAGGAACGCATCGAACGGATCGAGTCCGAGGCCGAAGCACTGGACATGGGCCGAAAAGGCCGGTCGCTGAACTCGGAGTTCGAACAGCTCGAGCGCGATGAACGGGTCGAGGAGGCCCTGACCGAACTCAAGTCGCGCCGCAACAAGGAGTAA
- the pspC gene encoding envelope stress response membrane protein PspC yields MNRHYEEYEQPSRNRLYRNKERGILGGVCAGIADWTGFNLTALRVITVLLAIPFTPVMVIGYIVLWILVPKRPINLYRDKRDEAFWQEVRRGPKDGVSRLNQRFRELDKRLQRMEAWLTSSEYRIDRELRD; encoded by the coding sequence ATGAACCGCCACTACGAGGAATACGAACAACCCAGTCGCAATCGCCTGTACCGCAACAAGGAGCGCGGCATTCTGGGCGGCGTCTGTGCCGGCATCGCCGACTGGACCGGATTCAACCTGACGGCACTGCGTGTTATCACCGTGCTGCTGGCCATTCCCTTTACGCCGGTGATGGTGATCGGCTACATCGTGCTGTGGATCCTGGTGCCGAAACGCCCGATCAACCTCTACCGCGACAAGCGTGACGAGGCCTTCTGGCAGGAAGTTCGGCGCGGGCCGAAGGACGGCGTGAGCCGCCTCAACCAGCGCTTCCGTGAGCTTGACAAGCGCCTGCAGCGCATGGAGGCCTGGCTGACATCCAGCGAATACCGCATCGATCGCGAATTGCGCGACTAG
- the pspB gene encoding envelope stress response membrane protein PspB → MSDIVFVPLIIFMVIVAPIWLILHYATRNSANRSLNSKDEALLEDLHDTARKMEERIHTLERILDDDSPNWRSRT, encoded by the coding sequence ATGAGTGACATCGTCTTCGTACCCCTGATCATCTTCATGGTGATCGTGGCGCCCATCTGGCTGATCCTGCACTACGCCACACGCAATTCAGCCAACCGAAGCCTCAACAGCAAGGACGAAGCCCTGCTCGAAGACCTGCACGACACGGCACGCAAGATGGAGGAGCGCATCCACACCCTGGAGCGCATCCTCGACGACGATAGCCCGAACTGGAGAAGCCGCACATGA
- a CDS encoding enoyl-CoA hydratase-related protein, whose product MPYENLLVADRDAVRTITVNRPDKLNALNRQTLLELQQAMIEAHGDEAVRVIVITGSGEKAFVAGADIGEIRQQSAIEARAFSAMGQNLMALIQNFDKPVIAAVNGFALGGGMELALGCHLRIASNNARLGLPEIKLGIMPGFGGTQRLLRLAGTTRALEMALTGEPITAERAEALGIVNRVVEPDALAASVKELADQLAQAAPEAVRGILQAINQGADTDMNTALALETARFALCCATEDMQEGTSAFLEKRKPEFRGR is encoded by the coding sequence ATGCCCTACGAGAACCTCCTTGTCGCCGACCGCGACGCGGTACGGACGATCACCGTCAACCGCCCCGACAAGCTCAATGCGCTCAACCGGCAGACCCTGCTGGAACTCCAGCAGGCCATGATCGAAGCGCACGGTGACGAAGCCGTTCGGGTCATCGTCATTACCGGCAGCGGTGAGAAAGCCTTCGTTGCCGGTGCCGACATCGGCGAAATTCGCCAGCAGAGCGCGATCGAGGCGCGCGCGTTTTCGGCCATGGGGCAGAACCTGATGGCCCTGATCCAGAACTTCGACAAGCCGGTCATCGCCGCGGTCAACGGCTTTGCCCTGGGCGGCGGCATGGAGCTGGCTCTGGGCTGCCATCTCCGAATCGCTTCGAACAATGCCCGGCTCGGCCTGCCCGAAATCAAGCTCGGCATCATGCCCGGCTTCGGCGGCACCCAGCGCCTGCTGCGTCTGGCCGGCACAACCCGTGCGCTCGAGATGGCCCTGACCGGCGAACCGATCACGGCCGAACGCGCCGAAGCGCTGGGTATCGTCAATCGTGTGGTCGAACCGGATGCGCTGGCGGCCAGCGTGAAGGAACTGGCCGATCAACTGGCCCAGGCAGCGCCCGAAGCCGTGCGCGGCATCCTGCAGGCCATCAACCAGGGCGCCGATACCGACATGAACACGGCCCTGGCCCTGGAAACCGCGCGCTTCGCGCTGTGCTGCGCCACCGAGGACATGCAGGAAGGCACCAGCGCCTTTCTCGAA